The Flavobacterium piscisymbiosum genome includes a region encoding these proteins:
- the panC gene encoding pantoate--beta-alanine ligase, protein MFALNFNNTAMHIFYGKVALIAYLKTIKTANSTIGFVPTMGALHQGHLALMQRSIKENDDTVVSIFVNPTQFNNPEDLEKYPRTLDEDVKKMRGLSDKMILYAPSVEDIYEGNPVSQDFDFDGLENQMEGKFRLGHFNGVGTIVKRLFEIVTPTNAYFGEKDFQQLQIVKKMVEKTHLPVNVVGCPIFREDNQLAMSSRNERLTAEERKEASIIYKILTEAKEIFQTGTPEETIQFVENSFKDNERFDLEYFVIADESTLLPINHKSKDKNYRAFIAVFVNSIRLIDTISLN, encoded by the coding sequence ATGTTTGCACTAAATTTTAATAATACTGCCATGCATATTTTCTACGGTAAAGTAGCTTTGATAGCTTATTTAAAAACTATCAAAACCGCAAATTCAACCATCGGATTTGTACCAACAATGGGCGCTTTACACCAAGGTCATCTGGCGTTAATGCAAAGATCAATAAAGGAAAACGACGATACCGTTGTAAGTATTTTCGTTAATCCAACCCAGTTCAATAACCCCGAAGATCTCGAAAAATATCCAAGAACACTTGACGAAGACGTAAAAAAAATGCGCGGTTTGAGCGATAAAATGATTTTGTATGCTCCATCTGTAGAAGATATTTACGAAGGAAACCCCGTTTCTCAGGATTTTGATTTCGACGGATTAGAAAATCAAATGGAAGGCAAGTTTAGGCTAGGACATTTTAACGGAGTTGGAACAATAGTAAAACGTTTGTTCGAAATTGTAACTCCTACAAATGCTTATTTTGGAGAAAAAGATTTTCAACAATTGCAAATCGTTAAAAAAATGGTCGAAAAAACTCATTTACCTGTAAATGTTGTAGGCTGCCCAATTTTTAGAGAAGATAATCAATTGGCAATGAGTTCTCGTAATGAGCGCTTAACCGCAGAAGAAAGAAAAGAAGCCTCTATTATATATAAGATTTTAACCGAAGCAAAAGAAATATTTCAAACCGGCACTCCCGAAGAAACGATTCAATTTGTCGAAAATTCTTTCAAAGATAATGAGCGTTTTGACTTAGAATATTTTGTAATTGCTGACGAATCTACATTATTACCTATCAATCATAAAAGTAAAGACAAAAACTACCGTGCATTTATAGCAGTATTTGTTAATTCTATAAGGTTGATTGACACCATTTCATTAAATTAA
- a CDS encoding glycogen/starch synthase translates to MKDKRILYVSSEVVPYLAENEVSLMSYDVPKMINDQGGQIRIFMPRYGNINERRHQLHEVIRLSGMNLVVNDLDMPLIIKVASIPKERIQVYFIDNDEYFKRKATFADEEGVLYPDNDERAIFFAKGVVETVKKLNWVPDIIHVHGWLAAMLPIYMKHYYKNEALFSETKIVTSVYGQSFDENLDLEMINKVKFDGVPHEAISDLETPNYENVLKASILHSDAVIIASENVSPSLTKFIESSGKPFLPFATKDAFAEAYTNFYKTMGL, encoded by the coding sequence ATGAAAGATAAGAGGATATTATATGTATCATCTGAAGTCGTGCCTTATTTGGCTGAAAATGAGGTTTCTTTAATGTCTTATGACGTTCCAAAAATGATCAACGATCAAGGAGGCCAGATAAGAATTTTCATGCCAAGATATGGAAATATCAACGAAAGAAGACACCAGTTACATGAAGTTATTAGACTTTCAGGAATGAATTTGGTAGTGAATGACTTAGATATGCCGTTGATTATCAAGGTAGCTTCTATTCCGAAAGAAAGAATTCAGGTTTATTTTATTGATAACGATGAATATTTTAAACGTAAAGCAACTTTTGCTGACGAAGAAGGAGTTTTGTATCCTGATAACGACGAACGAGCAATATTTTTTGCTAAAGGAGTTGTTGAAACGGTGAAAAAGCTAAATTGGGTTCCGGATATCATTCACGTGCATGGTTGGCTGGCTGCAATGTTGCCAATTTACATGAAGCACTATTATAAAAATGAAGCTTTATTTTCTGAAACCAAAATTGTTACCTCTGTTTACGGACAATCTTTTGATGAAAATCTGGATTTGGAAATGATAAATAAGGTGAAATTTGATGGAGTTCCTCATGAAGCAATTTCTGATTTAGAAACGCCAAACTATGAAAATGTCTTAAAAGCTAGTATATTACACTCTGATGCTGTAATTATCGCATCTGAAAACGTATCCCCAAGTTTAACAAAATTTATAGAATCTTCAGGAAAACCTTTTTTACCTTTCGCCACGAAAGATGCATTCGCTGAAGCGTATACAAATTTCTATAAAACAATGGGTCTTTAA
- a CDS encoding DUF6252 family protein: MKILKKIMFLSFAICAMVLSSCSSNDSDDEGTPDDQEEFIKFTYNGTVYNFEPGVLSSLNMNIMGSTGIDNTYKKISLWTPLNVTKGSHDIVYDLSNMETTYQASFSFLPAINNANAKSGKINITAVDNEKIEGTFTFSGTTSGEQTFTVTEGSFRVLK; this comes from the coding sequence ATGAAAATCTTAAAAAAAATTATGTTTTTGTCTTTTGCCATTTGCGCAATGGTGTTATCGTCATGCAGTAGTAATGATTCTGATGATGAAGGAACTCCGGACGATCAGGAAGAATTTATCAAATTCACATACAATGGAACAGTATACAATTTTGAGCCTGGCGTTCTGTCTTCGTTAAACATGAATATTATGGGAAGTACGGGAATTGATAACACGTACAAAAAAATCTCATTATGGACACCTTTGAATGTTACTAAGGGAAGCCATGATATCGTATATGATTTATCAAATATGGAGACTACTTATCAAGCGTCTTTTAGTTTTTTGCCTGCAATAAATAATGCTAATGCTAAATCTGGAAAAATAAATATTACCGCTGTTGATAATGAAAAAATTGAAGGTACATTTACTTTTTCGGGAACTACTTCAGGAGAACAGACATTTACTGTTACAGAAGGAAGTTTTAGAGTTTTAAAATAG
- the radA gene encoding DNA repair protein RadA — protein MSKVKTSFFCQNCGTQYAKWQGQCNACKEWNTIAEEIIQKQEKVAWKSEPTPTGKAPRPLKINEIDSTQEIRMDTTDGELNRVLGGGIVPGSLTLLGGEPGIGKSTLLLQISLKLPYKTLYVSGEESQKQIKMRAERITPNSDNCYILTETKTQNIFKQIEAIQPEIVIIDSIQTLHTDYIESTAGSISQIRETTAELIKFAKETNIPVILIGHITKDGNIAGPKILEHMVDTVLQFEGDRNHVYRILRSLKNRFGSTAELGIYEMLGSGLREVSNPSEILISHKDEEMSGTAIATTMEGMRPLMIEIQSLVSTAVYGTPQRSTTGYNAKRLNMILAVLEKRAGFRLGAKDVFLNVTGGISVDDPAIDLAVVAAILSSNEDIPVTKGFCFAGEVGLSGEIRPVNRVDQRIQEAEKLGFTTIFVSKYNKIALKNPGIKIELVAKIEDVAGILFG, from the coding sequence ATGTCTAAAGTTAAAACTTCTTTTTTTTGCCAGAACTGCGGCACCCAATACGCCAAATGGCAAGGACAATGCAATGCCTGCAAAGAATGGAATACTATTGCTGAAGAAATCATTCAGAAGCAGGAAAAAGTAGCCTGGAAAAGCGAACCTACTCCAACTGGAAAAGCTCCGCGTCCATTAAAAATAAATGAAATCGACTCGACTCAGGAAATCCGTATGGATACTACTGATGGCGAATTGAATCGCGTTTTGGGTGGCGGAATTGTTCCCGGATCTTTGACACTTTTGGGCGGTGAACCCGGAATTGGAAAAAGTACACTTTTGCTTCAGATATCATTAAAATTACCTTATAAAACTTTATATGTTTCGGGCGAAGAAAGTCAGAAACAAATAAAAATGCGTGCCGAAAGAATTACGCCAAACAGCGACAATTGTTATATTCTGACGGAAACTAAAACGCAGAATATCTTTAAACAAATTGAAGCCATTCAGCCTGAAATTGTCATTATCGACTCAATTCAGACTTTGCATACGGACTATATCGAATCTACAGCCGGAAGTATTTCTCAGATTAGAGAAACCACTGCCGAGTTGATCAAGTTTGCCAAAGAAACCAATATTCCGGTTATTTTAATCGGACATATTACGAAAGACGGAAACATCGCCGGACCAAAGATTCTGGAACATATGGTTGATACCGTTTTGCAGTTTGAAGGCGATAGAAATCACGTTTACCGAATTTTGCGTTCGCTAAAAAACCGTTTTGGTTCTACTGCTGAACTTGGAATTTATGAAATGTTAGGAAGCGGTTTACGCGAAGTCAGCAATCCGTCTGAAATATTGATTTCGCACAAAGACGAAGAAATGTCGGGAACGGCAATTGCTACAACTATGGAAGGCATGCGTCCGTTGATGATCGAAATACAATCGCTGGTAAGTACCGCCGTTTACGGAACGCCACAACGAAGCACAACGGGATATAATGCCAAAAGACTGAACATGATTTTGGCGGTTTTAGAAAAAAGAGCCGGATTTCGTTTAGGCGCAAAAGATGTCTTTTTGAACGTAACAGGAGGAATTTCTGTTGATGATCCTGCAATTGACCTCGCTGTTGTTGCTGCCATTTTATCCTCAAACGAAGATATTCCGGTAACAAAAGGATTCTGTTTTGCCGGCGAAGTTGGACTTTCGGGAGAAATTCGTCCTGTAAATCGTGTCGATCAAAGAATTCAGGAAGCCGAAAAATTAGGTTTCACCACTATTTTTGTATCGAAATATAATAAAATCGCCTTAAAAAATCCTGGAATCAAAATTGAACTTGTTGCCAAAATTGAAGACGTAGCCGGTATTTTATTTGGATAA
- the panD gene encoding aspartate 1-decarboxylase, whose translation MQIQVIKSKIHRVKVTGADLNYIGSITIDETLLEASNIIEGEKVSIVNINNGERFETYAIKGEKNSGEITLNGPAARKVQKDDIIIIISYATLEFEEAKTFKPWIIFPNENDNSLT comes from the coding sequence ATGCAAATTCAAGTTATAAAATCTAAAATTCATCGAGTAAAAGTAACTGGAGCTGATTTAAATTATATTGGCAGTATTACTATTGATGAAACTTTACTGGAAGCCTCAAACATTATTGAAGGTGAAAAAGTATCTATTGTGAACATTAATAATGGCGAACGCTTTGAAACTTACGCTATAAAAGGAGAGAAAAATTCAGGAGAAATTACCCTGAACGGACCTGCCGCCAGAAAAGTTCAAAAAGACGACATCATTATCATTATATCTTATGCAACCCTGGAATTTGAAGAGGCTAAAACCTTCAAACCATGGATCATTTTCCCTAATGAAAACGATAATTCGCTAACCTAA
- a CDS encoding alpha/beta hydrolase has product MKKVYLLLTLISFSVFSQKTFDNIKSEKLGEERRITIGLPASYETNPEKKYPVLYLLDGDYLFDPFSGAISYGSYWGDLPEVIIIGVHQNKNDEREDDTTIDQNTGLPFEKGANFFEFIGAELVPYIEKKYRTSPFRLIAGHDVTASFINFYLYKEKPLFSAYISFSPELANKMEIRIPEKFAKITEPLFYYMSAADGDNKKIKEPIEKLDSNIKIANNPLVNYKYDLFKGTTHYTQVLHAIPSALYQIFEVYRPINSAEYNNKIAVLETGYADYLENKYNTMSKVMGVQIPVRISDFKIIETLILKKNAYDELGKMAEIGNVNYPKAMLGEYELGLMYEKMGDPKRASKKYQNASQMEPIGDLNKDLMYEKIDQMKTLEKTGK; this is encoded by the coding sequence ATGAAAAAAGTTTACTTACTGCTTACCTTAATTTCTTTTTCTGTCTTTTCGCAGAAAACATTCGACAACATCAAATCTGAGAAACTTGGCGAAGAACGAAGAATAACTATCGGACTTCCTGCTTCTTACGAGACGAATCCCGAAAAAAAATATCCGGTTTTATATTTATTAGATGGCGATTATTTATTTGATCCTTTCTCCGGAGCCATAAGTTACGGATCGTATTGGGGAGATTTACCCGAAGTGATTATCATTGGTGTTCATCAAAATAAAAATGACGAACGCGAAGACGACACAACAATCGACCAAAATACAGGACTTCCGTTTGAAAAAGGCGCCAACTTCTTTGAATTTATTGGAGCTGAACTAGTTCCCTACATCGAAAAAAAATACCGTACATCGCCTTTTAGACTTATTGCAGGCCATGATGTAACAGCAAGTTTTATAAATTTTTATTTATATAAAGAAAAACCTCTTTTTAGTGCTTACATTTCTTTTAGTCCCGAATTGGCTAATAAAATGGAAATTAGAATACCGGAAAAATTTGCCAAAATCACAGAACCTTTATTCTACTATATGTCTGCAGCAGATGGAGACAATAAAAAGATCAAAGAACCAATTGAAAAATTAGACAGTAATATTAAAATCGCTAATAATCCCTTAGTAAATTATAAGTACGATTTATTTAAAGGCACAACACACTACACTCAGGTTTTACATGCAATTCCTAGTGCTTTGTATCAGATATTTGAAGTGTACAGACCTATAAATTCTGCCGAATACAATAACAAAATTGCCGTTCTTGAAACAGGTTACGCTGATTATCTGGAAAATAAATACAATACCATGTCTAAAGTTATGGGAGTTCAGATTCCGGTAAGAATAAGTGATTTTAAAATTATAGAAACCCTTATCCTGAAAAAGAATGCTTATGACGAATTAGGTAAAATGGCCGAAATTGGAAATGTAAATTATCCAAAAGCCATGTTAGGAGAATATGAATTAGGATTGATGTATGAAAAAATGGGAGATCCTAAAAGAGCTTCAAAAAAATATCAAAATGCTTCGCAAATGGAGCCAATTGGCGATTTAAACAAAGATTTGATGTACGAGAAAATCGACCAAATGAAAACACTTGAAAAAACCGGTAAATAA